The following are from one region of the Patescibacteria group bacterium genome:
- the mptB gene encoding polyprenol phosphomannose-dependent alpha 1,6 mannosyltransferase MptB yields the protein MVTQKKGSLFPYTPTGLALAVALHAGIALTAEQTGIWYGFSVNLQEGLHAFFLLLLVGAYLLAVYRMQHGYTPSIQQVILVLALSVAPYFLNFLTKSSDVYNYMAYAEISQHASPYLQGPASLGPGNPIWHGVWDQWRPYPSPYGPLWMGIVVLIGKLHAGLVTQFFIFKFLGVAMFASVAALLGRWRPRTLALLVILNPILIIELIGDAHNDGLFVVLILLALIPFGNSAFSGLSFGLSIATKHISVVLSPLFLAVYAREKKFRELLFASGSALVALVLMYALLWVGPRMFEGLLVMGRQFYVNPIFFPQKLFLGIIRTVQPDMPLHAALQLAVVIGTSIAIVCIGWLTWLVWKGRLELPVAAFYVFCAVICFALQWVQPWYLTWPLVLTPFMKTKHAYRAVFALTVGWFIMIYTVY from the coding sequence ATGGTGACGCAAAAGAAGGGATCGCTGTTTCCATACACGCCCACTGGGCTTGCTCTTGCCGTCGCCTTGCATGCTGGCATTGCCCTTACTGCTGAACAGACGGGTATCTGGTATGGTTTTTCAGTGAATCTTCAGGAGGGACTGCATGCTTTTTTTCTCCTTCTACTCGTCGGCGCATACCTTTTGGCAGTGTACAGGATGCAGCACGGGTATACGCCATCCATACAGCAGGTTATTCTCGTCCTCGCACTCTCCGTTGCTCCGTACTTCCTTAATTTTCTTACCAAATCAAGTGATGTCTACAACTACATGGCGTATGCTGAAATTAGTCAGCATGCCAGCCCGTACCTCCAAGGCCCAGCAAGTTTAGGCCCCGGGAATCCAATTTGGCACGGTGTATGGGATCAATGGCGCCCATACCCTTCGCCATATGGCCCACTTTGGATGGGCATTGTTGTGCTCATTGGAAAACTGCACGCTGGACTAGTAACGCAGTTCTTCATTTTCAAATTTCTGGGCGTTGCAATGTTTGCAAGTGTCGCAGCCTTGTTAGGACGATGGCGACCTCGGACGCTTGCACTCCTAGTCATCCTTAATCCCATTTTGATCATTGAGCTCATTGGCGATGCGCATAATGACGGCCTGTTCGTCGTGCTTATCCTCTTAGCGCTCATACCATTTGGGAACTCTGCTTTTTCCGGACTTAGTTTTGGTTTAAGCATTGCCACGAAGCACATCTCCGTTGTGCTAAGTCCACTCTTTCTTGCAGTGTACGCGCGTGAAAAGAAATTTCGTGAGCTGCTCTTTGCAAGCGGGTCTGCCCTCGTGGCATTGGTTTTGATGTATGCGCTCCTATGGGTTGGACCAAGGATGTTTGAAGGTCTCCTGGTTATGGGGCGACAATTTTATGTCAATCCGATTTTTTTCCCACAAAAACTATTTTTGGGTATTATTCGCACTGTGCAGCCTGATATGCCGTTGCATGCAGCGCTGCAGCTCGCTGTCGTCATTGGGACGAGCATTGCGATTGTGTGCATTGGCTGGCTCACGTGGTTGGTGTGGAAGGGGCGGCTAGAGTTACCCGTAGCCGCATTCTACGTTTTCTGCGCCGTTATCTGCTTTGCTTTGCAGTGGGTACAGCCTTGGTATCTCACGTGGCCGCTTGTGCTCACCCCGTTCATGAAGACGAAACATGCATACCGAGCAGTATTCGCTCTGACTGTTGGCTGGTTCATTATGATTTATACAGTGTACTAA
- a CDS encoding pilin — protein sequence MRILQSLKLSLIAFALPLTTRAAELTNPLGVDDAKEFVVRVLRYSLGLLGVVALIMILYGGFLMLTSAGSADQIKKAKGTIIWAAVGIAVILLSWTILQYIFQTLNEVAS from the coding sequence ATGCGCATCCTACAATCTCTTAAACTCAGTCTCATCGCCTTCGCCCTGCCCCTCACCACACGCGCGGCAGAATTGACCAATCCCTTAGGCGTGGATGACGCCAAGGAGTTCGTGGTTCGCGTGCTCCGCTACTCCTTGGGCCTTTTGGGTGTGGTCGCGCTCATTATGATCCTCTACGGTGGTTTCCTCATGCTCACGTCCGCGGGGAGCGCAGACCAAATTAAGAAAGCGAAAGGAACCATCATCTGGGCTGCAGTTGGCATTGCGGTCATTCTGCTCAGCTGGACTATCCTCCAGTATATTTTCCAAACTTTGAACGAGGTGGCAAGCTAA
- a CDS encoding pilin, whose protein sequence is MKRFLLTLTIALSALLVFPATSNAANLPPIIPGCDQTQYTVSGTNGNKETIPPGTIIDSSLYGTDAFPLTTVTVTGYSLSRDCQLTDFLQVFINLYSWGLYIISVLALVFMFVGGGTLLFAAGSEERVRTGKTVLKNTILGLLIALSSWIIVNLALVAILPDTEENRKDGVAHIIKNQPWFKVENDAPACQPNVSPTYGCKSQTVRDYQTKLSSKRCFPSPNGENITSIFDNNTMAAWLNLQGVNKVVPPTNRLEDPDNYSVSCL, encoded by the coding sequence ATGAAACGTTTTCTTCTCACTCTTACAATTGCACTGAGCGCACTGCTTGTCTTTCCGGCTACAAGCAATGCGGCCAACCTCCCCCCAATTATTCCTGGGTGTGACCAAACCCAGTACACCGTATCAGGCACCAATGGAAATAAGGAAACGATCCCCCCTGGAACAATCATCGATTCGTCGCTGTACGGCACGGACGCATTCCCCTTAACGACCGTAACGGTTACTGGCTACTCGCTGAGTCGTGACTGCCAACTCACAGACTTCTTACAAGTGTTCATCAACCTCTACTCCTGGGGCTTGTACATCATCTCGGTTCTGGCACTGGTCTTCATGTTCGTGGGCGGTGGGACGTTGCTCTTTGCCGCTGGCAGTGAAGAGCGAGTACGCACAGGGAAAACAGTGCTAAAAAATACCATACTTGGTCTCCTGATTGCCCTGAGTAGTTGGATCATTGTGAACTTGGCGCTCGTCGCTATTCTCCCGGACACGGAAGAAAATCGCAAAGACGGCGTTGCGCATATCATTAAGAACCAACCATGGTTCAAGGTGGAAAATGATGCGCCCGCGTGTCAACCGAATGTTTCTCCAACCTATGGTTGCAAAAGCCAAACGGTGCGCGACTACCAAACAAAGCTTTCCAGCAAGCGTTGCTTCCCAAGTCCAAATGGAGAAAATATCACCAGTATTTTTGACAACAACACCATGGCTGCGTGGCTGAATTTACAAGGGGTAAACAAGGTGGTTCCGCCAACCAACCGATTAGAAGATCCGGATAATTACTCCGTCTCCTGCTTGTAA
- a CDS encoding DUF2079 domain-containing protein, translating to MRTRIALSFLGLIGLAVLCWTLLLANAKLHAGVTNALDLGIYTQVAWLSGHGHIFGFTIHPHLYLGDHVEFLFVLAALPFRLFPWPLTLVALQGLAVVGAAFALYTFCLRVGLATKSSLVWASIFLLNPFTLNALVFEFHALLFALPFVFLAAIAYQKKTYNTFWLWLIVVLLAREDASIFVASFAVLGLLERRSLRWWLWPGIVAVLWFFGTSLLAGAINGEGYKFLSLLSGESSAGGSLRNILLVFNLGNVLVLIALLIGMVGLPLLAWRWAVTLLVPFFALGLAGLQGGDLILQTHYAVFFLPMLFCSAVLGWHSFTSRPPSWAHTLGEHLRPLSWITLGVVSVYGLLTFGPTIGAIQAWRAITPAQQAKGAAMQSLRNATAPSASVLAGYGTLPLFSARANIYASHYAFLGKRQYSDQDYPLPSKLDLAVLDAEDFVTYQVQFAKKPSRATDYLTGVKRFTDLLAAHQLRLTSIDDTLLTFTTQGTDLFPQVVTQRTREPLSGVEFLIQTPAPAIQIADGKTTLPIIAQVGNPSLANLQLELRWFNASHQLLETRYLPLGYGLYPTSAWKNTDEITTNFTLVVPDEAASGELRAIIPSGHLALNGWRAAEVKLDKDTQQIGLPVTVEVER from the coding sequence ATGCGCACCCGTATCGCTCTCTCCTTCCTTGGTCTTATTGGACTTGCTGTGCTTTGCTGGACGCTCCTGTTAGCAAACGCAAAACTCCACGCTGGCGTAACGAATGCACTGGATCTTGGTATTTACACCCAGGTGGCATGGCTATCTGGACATGGACATATTTTTGGTTTTACCATCCACCCCCACCTCTACCTGGGTGACCATGTTGAATTTTTGTTCGTACTTGCTGCTCTCCCCTTCCGGCTGTTCCCCTGGCCTCTGACACTCGTTGCGCTGCAAGGATTGGCAGTCGTGGGTGCAGCATTTGCGCTCTACACCTTCTGCTTGCGTGTGGGATTAGCTACCAAGAGTAGCTTGGTTTGGGCAAGCATTTTCCTTCTCAACCCCTTCACGCTCAACGCGCTTGTTTTCGAGTTCCACGCATTGCTCTTTGCATTACCGTTCGTCTTTCTCGCAGCAATTGCCTACCAGAAAAAAACCTACAATACTTTTTGGCTATGGTTAATCGTCGTCCTCCTTGCGCGGGAAGATGCCAGCATTTTTGTGGCTAGCTTTGCCGTGCTGGGTCTGCTGGAGCGTCGCTCACTCCGCTGGTGGCTGTGGCCAGGAATCGTTGCGGTCCTTTGGTTCTTTGGTACCTCACTACTCGCCGGGGCAATCAACGGTGAAGGGTACAAATTCCTGAGCCTGCTTTCGGGCGAGAGCAGCGCTGGTGGGTCACTTCGTAATATTCTGTTAGTGTTCAACCTTGGCAATGTCCTAGTGCTCATTGCGCTCCTCATAGGAATGGTTGGCCTGCCTCTGCTCGCCTGGCGCTGGGCAGTGACGCTGCTCGTACCGTTCTTCGCCCTTGGTTTGGCTGGGTTGCAGGGAGGAGACCTGATTCTCCAAACCCACTACGCCGTGTTCTTCTTACCTATGCTGTTCTGCAGTGCGGTACTTGGGTGGCACTCCTTCACCTCCCGCCCTCCAAGCTGGGCACATACCCTGGGTGAACACCTGCGTCCACTCAGTTGGATAACGCTCGGCGTCGTTTCGGTGTACGGTCTACTAACCTTCGGCCCAACCATTGGGGCAATCCAAGCCTGGCGAGCTATCACCCCGGCGCAGCAGGCCAAAGGCGCGGCAATGCAAAGTTTGCGCAATGCAACTGCCCCATCCGCGAGCGTCCTGGCTGGCTATGGCACGCTGCCGCTGTTCAGCGCAAGGGCGAATATCTACGCCAGCCACTACGCTTTCCTGGGCAAACGGCAGTACAGTGATCAAGACTATCCCCTACCCAGCAAACTTGACCTGGCTGTGCTGGATGCTGAAGACTTTGTCACCTACCAAGTCCAGTTTGCAAAAAAACCTTCCCGTGCCACTGACTACCTGACTGGCGTCAAACGCTTTACCGACCTGCTTGCCGCACACCAGCTCCGGCTCACCAGCATTGATGACACGCTGCTGACGTTTACCACCCAGGGAACTGACCTCTTCCCACAGGTGGTAACGCAACGCACACGCGAGCCACTCAGCGGGGTGGAATTCCTCATCCAAACGCCCGCGCCTGCAATCCAAATCGCGGATGGCAAAACAACCCTACCCATCATCGCCCAAGTTGGAAACCCCTCACTAGCAAATCTCCAACTTGAACTTCGCTGGTTCAATGCTTCTCACCAGCTGCTGGAAACCCGCTACCTGCCGCTCGGGTACGGATTGTACCCAACTTCTGCCTGGAAAAATACTGACGAAATAACCACCAACTTCACACTCGTGGTCCCAGATGAAGCCGCCTCTGGCGAACTGCGGGCGATCATCCCCAGCGGCCACCTGGCTCTCAATGGTTGGCGTGCAGCTGAAGTCAAACTCGACAAAGATACCCAGCAGATTGGTTTGCCAGTAACGGTGGAGGTAGAACGTTAA
- a CDS encoding SIS domain-containing protein, translated as MPVSFTRLLQQYDPQDVHGSVLRFGAQARQAWIEVRRLKISSLKGKVDAIVVAAMGGSALGAHMLQTACAEYLRVPIVIVNDYHLPAWVGKRTLVVLSSYSGTTEETLAALKVAQQRGAKILIQATGGALGRAAKRGNIPAYIFTPRENPSDQPRLGLGYGIFGLLGLLSKSGLITLPLPVVEQAIRDLERYAKQLDLRKLGNPVATLTATLLNRQIFVIGAEHTLGSAHVLANQLNETAKALATYFAIPELNHHLMEGLANPKVNTRKTTFLFLTSGLYHPRIQKRFRLTSEVVLKNAAKVASFRVPGQTRFSQAVAAVAFGGALTLALGLRNHINPATINWVHYFKKKLG; from the coding sequence ATGCCAGTCTCTTTCACTCGACTGCTGCAGCAGTACGATCCCCAGGATGTCCATGGGTCAGTACTGCGTTTTGGCGCACAAGCAAGGCAGGCGTGGATAGAAGTACGTCGCTTGAAAATCTCCTCATTGAAGGGAAAAGTTGATGCGATTGTGGTTGCCGCCATGGGTGGCAGCGCTTTGGGCGCGCACATGCTGCAGACAGCTTGCGCTGAGTATTTGCGCGTGCCAATTGTGATTGTGAATGATTACCATTTGCCTGCTTGGGTAGGGAAGCGGACGTTGGTTGTCCTCTCCAGCTACTCTGGTACGACGGAAGAAACCCTGGCCGCACTGAAGGTCGCCCAGCAGCGAGGTGCGAAGATCCTAATTCAAGCCACGGGCGGGGCGTTGGGACGCGCGGCAAAGCGTGGGAATATCCCAGCGTACATCTTTACCCCCAGAGAAAACCCGTCTGATCAACCCAGGCTTGGCTTAGGGTATGGGATATTTGGTTTGCTGGGTCTGCTTTCCAAATCCGGGCTCATCACTTTGCCTTTACCCGTAGTTGAACAAGCCATTCGTGACCTTGAACGGTATGCAAAGCAGCTTGATTTGCGGAAGCTAGGCAATCCTGTGGCTACCTTAACCGCCACGTTGCTCAACCGGCAAATCTTTGTGATAGGTGCAGAGCACACTCTTGGTTCGGCGCATGTCCTGGCGAATCAACTGAATGAAACCGCTAAAGCTCTGGCTACCTACTTTGCCATTCCGGAATTGAATCACCACCTCATGGAAGGCCTGGCCAATCCCAAGGTGAATACCCGGAAAACGACGTTTCTCTTCCTCACTTCAGGGCTGTACCATCCTCGCATTCAGAAGCGTTTCCGGTTGACGAGCGAGGTTGTGCTGAAAAACGCTGCGAAAGTTGCCAGCTTCCGAGTGCCGGGGCAGACACGGTTTTCGCAAGCAGTTGCGGCAGTGGCATTTGGTGGAGCGTTGACCTTGGCCTTGGGCTTGCGCAATCATATTAACCCTGCCACAATTAACTGGGTGCATTACTTTAAGAAAAAGCTCGGGTAA
- a CDS encoding class I SAM-dependent methyltransferase, with translation MPYQPPINRPEDDFRGKYESKNPIMRHFLRGFFKTLQGLLPNDLKSVLEVGCGEGFSTEHIRHFLPDVDLQASDITPELVTATQARVPSATCSVESIFALNRPDASVDLVFALEVLEHLEQPEKALAELARVTKKWAIISVPHEPLWRVMNMARGTYLKGWGNTPGHINHWTPWGFRRFVGQSFVVRRGKQPIPWTMLLLEKR, from the coding sequence ATGCCATACCAACCACCCATCAATCGGCCGGAGGATGATTTCCGCGGGAAGTACGAATCTAAGAACCCAATCATGCGGCACTTCCTCCGCGGGTTTTTCAAAACTTTGCAGGGACTATTACCAAACGATCTAAAGAGTGTGTTGGAGGTCGGCTGCGGTGAAGGCTTTTCCACCGAGCACATTCGGCATTTCTTGCCTGACGTTGACTTGCAAGCATCGGACATCACCCCAGAATTGGTGACAGCAACCCAAGCGCGGGTACCCAGCGCAACCTGCAGCGTGGAATCCATTTTTGCTCTCAACCGGCCTGACGCCTCAGTGGATTTGGTTTTTGCGCTGGAAGTACTGGAGCACCTGGAGCAGCCAGAAAAAGCCTTGGCTGAACTCGCTAGAGTCACCAAGAAGTGGGCGATCATCAGCGTACCCCATGAGCCGCTGTGGCGAGTGATGAACATGGCACGGGGAACGTACCTCAAAGGGTGGGGGAACACCCCCGGGCACATCAACCACTGGACCCCGTGGGGTTTCCGACGATTCGTTGGGCAATCATTCGTTGTTCGCCGGGGCAAGCAGCCCATCCCGTGGACCATGTTGCTGCTGGAGAAGCGGTAG
- the galU gene encoding UTP--glucose-1-phosphate uridylyltransferase GalU: MQKIRKAIIPAAGLGTRFLPATKAMPKEMLPIVDKPIIQYVVEEAVASGIEDVIIVTSSNKRSLEDHFDYPYEIEKKLEEAGKSEQAEELRRISRMANFIYIRQRGAYGNASPVLTAKHLVRGEPFAVLWGDEFIHANPPRLKQMVDVYEKYGKSVISAVRIPEPADVSKYGIADVEPVEDAVFRIKQIVEKPKPEEAPSNLAAHGAYILTPEIFTHLGALQPGKGGELWLVDAINALMAVDDVYAKEIVGGNYYDTGNKFDYLRANIEFALERPDLKDKLMTYLRLRVQK, from the coding sequence ATGCAGAAGATTCGCAAAGCAATTATCCCCGCGGCTGGCCTTGGCACGCGTTTTTTGCCGGCAACCAAAGCCATGCCCAAGGAAATGCTGCCTATTGTTGATAAACCCATCATCCAGTACGTCGTGGAGGAAGCGGTCGCCTCTGGCATTGAAGACGTCATTATTGTTACCAGCTCAAACAAACGTTCGTTGGAAGACCATTTTGACTATCCCTACGAAATTGAAAAGAAGTTGGAAGAAGCGGGGAAAAGCGAACAAGCAGAAGAGCTCCGGCGCATTTCCCGCATGGCCAACTTCATTTACATTCGCCAGCGTGGCGCCTACGGCAACGCCTCTCCAGTACTAACGGCAAAACACCTGGTGCGGGGTGAACCGTTTGCGGTGCTGTGGGGCGATGAATTTATTCATGCCAATCCCCCACGCCTGAAGCAAATGGTGGACGTCTACGAGAAGTATGGCAAGTCCGTCATAAGTGCCGTCCGCATTCCCGAACCTGCGGATGTGTCGAAGTACGGCATTGCAGATGTTGAACCAGTAGAAGATGCGGTTTTTCGGATAAAGCAGATTGTCGAAAAGCCAAAACCCGAAGAAGCACCATCGAACTTAGCCGCGCATGGGGCATACATTCTCACACCCGAGATCTTCACCCACCTGGGCGCCTTGCAGCCTGGTAAGGGTGGCGAGCTGTGGCTCGTTGACGCTATTAATGCGCTTATGGCAGTTGACGATGTCTACGCCAAAGAAATTGTGGGTGGCAACTATTACGACACGGGAAATAAGTTTGACTACCTTCGTGCGAATATTGAATTTGCCCTGGAACGCCCGGATTTAAAGGACAAACTCATGACCTACCTTCGCCTGCGCGTGCAAAAATAA
- a CDS encoding alcohol dehydrogenase catalytic domain-containing protein, whose amino-acid sequence MQAIVYEGKHKMTLRHLPTPEVGPDDVLLKVRAVGICGTDLHIYNGGTAVKPGTVIGHEFSGEIVRVGKNVATHHVGQRAVGEHVITCGDCLYCRTGRPTLCKRSTVIGLTRPGALAEYLVLPAPLVYPIADSLNFADAALIEPLSIAVYAAREAGFLLEKRVGVIGQGPIGLFLDQVLQAAGARVIGFDTLDHRLQFAQKQGWIDHAINPKVDDVTRAVEAITHHGFELSFEAVGNAAAMQLALDVTRKAGKVFLLGVYEGTAALDVMQIVKKELTVSGSWTCAFAFPTAIKLVERGKVDVASLITHRYALADAPQAFADAATYSEKRIKTVIEL is encoded by the coding sequence ATGCAAGCAATTGTCTACGAGGGAAAACACAAAATGACACTGCGGCACCTGCCCACGCCAGAGGTGGGACCGGATGACGTGCTGCTCAAAGTCCGGGCAGTGGGCATTTGCGGTACCGACCTCCACATCTACAATGGTGGCACGGCTGTGAAACCCGGCACGGTCATTGGTCATGAGTTCAGCGGTGAGATTGTGCGGGTGGGAAAGAATGTCGCCACCCACCACGTGGGCCAGCGCGCTGTGGGAGAGCATGTCATTACCTGCGGAGACTGCCTGTACTGCCGCACTGGTAGACCCACGCTCTGCAAGCGCAGCACCGTCATTGGCTTAACTCGGCCAGGCGCACTGGCGGAATACCTGGTGCTCCCAGCCCCACTGGTCTACCCCATTGCCGATTCGCTAAATTTTGCCGATGCCGCGCTCATTGAACCCCTCTCCATTGCCGTGTACGCCGCACGGGAGGCGGGCTTCTTGCTGGAGAAACGCGTTGGAGTTATTGGCCAGGGACCCATTGGTTTATTCCTGGATCAAGTCCTGCAGGCTGCGGGTGCGCGCGTCATTGGTTTTGACACGCTGGATCACCGATTGCAGTTTGCGCAGAAGCAGGGGTGGATTGACCATGCAATTAATCCAAAGGTGGATGATGTTACCCGAGCTGTGGAAGCGATTACACACCATGGGTTTGAGCTGAGTTTTGAAGCAGTGGGTAATGCCGCAGCCATGCAGCTCGCCCTGGACGTCACGCGCAAGGCTGGGAAAGTGTTCCTGCTTGGGGTGTACGAGGGGACTGCGGCGCTGGATGTAATGCAAATTGTGAAGAAGGAGCTTACCGTGAGTGGTTCGTGGACCTGCGCTTTTGCGTTTCCAACCGCCATTAAGCTGGTGGAGCGAGGAAAAGTGGATGTTGCTTCACTGATCACCCATCGCTACGCACTCGCGGACGCACCACAGGCATTTGCTGATGCAGCAACGTACAGCGAAAAGCGGATTAAGACGGTTATTGAACTGTAA